A stretch of Oryza brachyantha chromosome 4, ObraRS2, whole genome shotgun sequence DNA encodes these proteins:
- the LOC102713072 gene encoding probable sulfate transporter 3.3 has protein sequence MVGMRGAYGYNGSGNESGGEVAVTEIAAMAVQHKVSPPPAQSTASKMKARVKETFFPDDPFRGFKGQPLRVKWLMAVQYLFPILDWVPSYSFSLFKSDLVAGLTIASLAIPQGISYAKLASLPPIIGLYSSFVPPMVYAVLGSSRDLAVGPVSIASLIMGSMLRQAVSPAAEPLLFLQLAFTSTFFAGLVQASLGILRLGFIIDFLSKATLVGFMAGAAIIVSLQQLKALLGIVHFTTEMGLVPVMASVIHHTKEWSWQTILMAVCFLVLLLTARHVSMKWPKLFWVSACAPLACVIISTLLVFLFKAQKHGISIIGQLKCGLNRPSWDKLLFDPAYLGLTVKTGLVTGIISLTEGVAVGRTFASLKDYQVDGNKEMMAIGLMNIVGSCTSCYVTTGAFSRSAVNHNAGCKTAMSNVIMALTVMVTLLFLMPLFVYTPNVVLGAIIIAAVIGLIDLPAVYHIWKMDKMDFLVCVCAFAGVIFISVQEGLAIAVGISIFRVLLQITRPKMMIQGNIKGTDIYRNIHQYKDAQRVPGFLILTVEAPINFANTNYLNERMKRWIEEESSAGNKQTDLHFVVLDLSAVPAIDTSGISFLIDLKKSTEKRGLELILVNPTGEVMEKIQRVNDAHGHFKSDSLYLTTGEAVASLSAYSKMTTP, from the exons ATGGTGGGGATGCGTGGAGCTTATGGTTACAATGGCAGCGGCAACGAGagcggaggggaggtggcggtgaCGGAGAtcgcggcgatggcggtgcAGCACAAGGtgtctccgccgccggcgcagagCACGGCGAGCAAGATGAAGGCGAGGGTGAAGGAGACCTTCTTCCCCGACGACCCGTTCAGGGGGTTCAAGGGGCAGCCGCTGCGGGTGAAGTGGCTCATGGCGGTGCAGTACCTCTTCCCGATCCTCGACTGGGTCCCCAGCTACTCCTTCTCCCTCTTCAAGTccgacctcgtcgccggcctcaCCATCGCCAGCCTCGCCATCCCTCAG GGCATTAGCTACGCGAAGCTGGCAAGCCTGCCTCCGATCATCGGCCTGT ATTCGAGCTTCGTGCCGCCGATGGTGTACGCGGTGCTGGGGAGCTCGCGGGACCTGGCGGTGGGGCCGGTGTCGATCGCGTCGCTGATAATGGGGTCCATGCTGCGGCAGGCGGTGagccccgccgccgagccgctcCTCTTCCTCCAGCTCGCCTTCACCTCCACCTTCTTCGCCGGCCTCGTCCAGGCCTCCCTCGGCATCCTCAG GCTGGGTTTCATCATCGATTTCCTGTCGAAGGCGACGCTGGTGGGGTTCATGGCCGGGGCGGCGATCATCGTGTCGCTGCAGCAGCTCAAGGCGCTGCTGGGCATCGTCCACTTCACCACCGAGATGGGGCTCGTCCCGGTCATGGCCTCCGTCATCCACCACACCAAGGAG TGGTCGTGGCAGACGATCCTGATGGCCGTGTGCTTCCTGGTGCTCCTCCTCACGGCGAGGCATGTG AGCATGAAATGGCCAAAGCTTTTCTGGGTTTCAGCTTGTGCTCCCTTGGCATGTGTCATCATCTCTACTCTGCTTGTTTTCCTATTCAAAGCTCAGAAGCATGGCATCAGCATA ATTGGACAGCTCAAATGTGGCCTGAATCGCCCTTCATGGGATAAACTACTCTTTGATCCTGCATATTTGGGCCTCACCGTGAAGACTGGCCTTGTCACTGGAATTATCTCACTAACG GAAGGAGTGGCAGTTGGTAGAACATTTGCTTCACTCAAGGACTACCAGGTAGATGGCAACAAAGAGATGATGGCCATAGGATTGATGAACATTGTGGGCTCATGTACGTCCTGCTATGTAACTACAG GAGCATTCTCTCGTTCTGCTGTGAACCACAATGCTGGTTGCAAGACTGCAATGTCAAATGTGATCATGGCACTAACTGTCATGGTCACACTGTTGTTCCTCATGCCACTGTTTGTGTACACGCCAAATGTTGTTCTTGGAGCAATCATAATTGCTGCTGTCATTGGCCTAATTGATCTCCCTGCTGTATACCACATCTGGAAGATGGACAAGATGGATTTCcttgtgtgtgtatgtgcaTTTGCTGGTGTTATCTTCATCTCAGTCCAAGAGGGCCTTGCAATAGCG gttGGCATATCAATTTTTAGGGTACTGTTGCAAATCACAAGGCCAAAGATGATGATTCAAGGGAACATTAAGGGAACAGATATTTACCGGAACATCCATCAGTACAAGGATGCTCAAAGAGTTCCTGGGTTCTTAATCCTGACGGTTGAGGCTCCTATAAACTTTGCAAACACCAATTACCTAAATGAAAG GATGAAAAGATGGATAGAGGAAGAAAGTTCTGCAGGAAATAAACAAACTGATCTCCATTTTGTAGTTTTGGATCTGTCAG CTGTCCCTGCAATTGATACAAGTGGCATATCATTCCTCATCgatttaaaaaagtcaacagagAAACGTGGCCTAGAG cTCATACTTGTGAATCCAACTGGAGAggttatggagaaaatacaACGCGTGAACGATGCTCATGGCCATTTCAAATCGGATAGCCTGTATTTAACCACTGGGGAAGCAGTAGCTTCCCTTTCCGCATATTCCAAGATGACAACGCCTTAG